The following proteins are co-located in the Haloarcula marismortui ATCC 43049 genome:
- a CDS encoding ATP-binding protein, producing MTSPALTKQSLGTGYVVATGVVISGALLAHGMSIVRPSPVDVVILGVGLTPALALVAANYWLPVSGLSGDQIWTAAEWCGLGVALFTVIKIVVLLAPVPQSSMIPSILASGVAVGGFGGILFGWLLELRRSRRRLAQSNEVLFRVLRHDLRNDLNVALGHLGELQRETAERGRPESRAHVEQLSGTIDGIIATTEKARQIEFAFDADRRAQEPIDLVPCVREQAKKITQSTPEATVELDLPEQSRVYADWMLDTVLRNVIENAVVHCEETPTLYISVEEHGRTVFVHIGDNCPSIPQHERDVLNSGVETQLCHSKGVGLWLTTWIVESYGGAVHLTTSDDGNTVTLELCGPTVLDEIRQTLREWP from the coding sequence GTGACCTCTCCAGCGCTCACGAAACAGTCGCTGGGGACGGGATATGTCGTCGCAACGGGCGTCGTGATTTCCGGCGCATTACTCGCCCACGGCATGTCTATCGTCCGGCCGTCCCCGGTAGACGTGGTCATCCTCGGCGTGGGGCTGACACCGGCGCTAGCCCTGGTAGCAGCGAACTACTGGCTACCGGTGAGTGGACTGTCTGGCGACCAGATATGGACTGCCGCGGAGTGGTGCGGGCTGGGTGTCGCGCTGTTTACCGTTATCAAAATCGTCGTATTGCTCGCCCCGGTACCGCAGTCCTCGATGATCCCGTCGATACTTGCAAGCGGGGTCGCAGTCGGCGGGTTCGGCGGGATTTTGTTCGGGTGGCTGCTGGAACTCCGGCGGTCTCGACGCCGCCTCGCCCAGAGCAACGAAGTGTTGTTTCGAGTCCTCAGGCATGACCTGCGGAACGACCTCAATGTCGCACTCGGACACCTCGGTGAATTGCAGCGGGAGACGGCAGAGCGCGGCAGGCCCGAGTCACGCGCACATGTCGAGCAGTTGAGCGGAACTATCGATGGCATCATCGCTACCACAGAGAAGGCGAGACAGATAGAGTTCGCGTTCGATGCGGACCGCCGTGCGCAGGAGCCGATTGACCTCGTGCCATGCGTCAGAGAACAGGCAAAAAAGATCACGCAGTCGACTCCGGAGGCAACTGTTGAACTCGACCTCCCTGAACAGTCGCGGGTGTACGCCGACTGGATGCTCGACACCGTGCTCCGGAACGTTATCGAGAACGCAGTCGTCCACTGCGAAGAGACCCCGACACTGTATATCTCAGTCGAAGAACACGGTCGAACCGTATTCGTCCACATCGGGGATAACTGTCCGTCGATTCCACAGCACGAACGGGATGTCCTCAATAGCGGCGTGGAGACGCAACTGTGCCACTCAAAAGGAGTCGGACTGTGGCTGACGACGTGGATCGTCGAGAGTTACGGCGGGGCAGTGCACCTCACAACCTCGGACGACGGCAACACCGTGACGCTGGAACTGTGTGGCCCGACAGTTCTCGACGAGATCCGCCAAACACTTCGAGAGTGGCCCTGA
- a CDS encoding GMP synthase subunit A, protein MTRIDVIDNHGQFTHLEQRALRDMGVDVSLRDNTTPPEEIDADGIVLSGGPDMDDIGNCPEYLDLDVPVLGICLGMQLIADELGGRVGGGEYGGYADVTVDILDDDDPLLGSLYPETRVWASHADEVKEVPPGFERTATSDVCGVEAMSNTDEAIYGVQWHPEVAHTEEGEEVFENFLSVCDQQSVARQ, encoded by the coding sequence ATGACCCGAATCGACGTTATCGACAATCACGGACAGTTCACACATCTGGAGCAGCGCGCGCTCCGTGACATGGGTGTCGATGTCTCGCTCAGGGACAACACGACTCCGCCAGAGGAGATCGACGCCGACGGCATTGTTCTCTCCGGCGGCCCCGACATGGACGATATCGGAAACTGCCCCGAGTATCTCGATCTCGACGTGCCCGTGCTCGGCATCTGTCTGGGGATGCAACTCATCGCTGACGAACTCGGCGGTCGGGTCGGCGGCGGCGAGTACGGCGGCTACGCGGACGTGACGGTGGACATCCTCGATGATGACGACCCGCTGCTCGGCTCGCTGTATCCCGAAACGCGTGTGTGGGCCAGCCACGCTGACGAAGTGAAGGAAGTCCCGCCCGGATTCGAGCGGACCGCGACCTCCGATGTCTGTGGCGTCGAGGCGATGAGCAACACAGACGAAGCGATATACGGCGTCCAGTGGCATCCAGAGGTCGCTCACACCGAAGAGGGCGAGGAAGTGTTCGAGAACTTCCTGTCGGTCTGTGACCAGCAGTCTGTCGCTCGCCAGTAA
- a CDS encoding DUF2070 family protein, which yields MTATQGNLASLSRFIFRAPTWYTSLAFALVIAAMTGIVAFDSRFILDDAWQGVFLIGLPTSIASAVTPWVDRQLGGQLTPNRATLLAVICELITIAMLTIAGVIAVFTVRLGQNFVFDVLLVALASIFAFRLLILMAVSRHSLLKATIPASVQTVTAAVLLAIYSGATAFILEDPMLREYLSRPEEVPPQVQGFIPEDFIILAVICVIYALAVWLFLVVIDQPWRSSLGVSALDFLRGFIGHIAEGTRELEEFFEEIGEEAVVPVTLLSVRRPDGEEKARFVLPMIHPGPMGEIGGGNLPRRVAESADGLAFPPHATAGHDFNLVTEREVDKILSTAETAYQNIEYDSQATAGHRVTEGEATLTGQAFGSDALVVNTYAPGCADDVEYAVGLSAMSEARADGLDDVLLVDAHNCNDGLEGDDLGHVVPGSQRSFDMLHGAGQLGSLLTDAETGQLRCGVAWDETPWKPEEGIGPLGIRVCVFEVNDQRTAYVLIDGNNMEPGLRQRIIDAAEGVDTMEVMTSDTHIVNTVEAENQVGQVISEKEIVALIGDLVDRAIADLEPVEAGMASEQATVTVFGNDRTETLASTANAMVSMGGALAAAFILIVMTVSVLIFLLT from the coding sequence ATGACGGCGACACAGGGAAATCTCGCTAGTCTTTCGCGGTTTATTTTCAGGGCTCCGACCTGGTATACGAGCCTGGCCTTTGCACTGGTCATCGCGGCGATGACTGGTATCGTTGCGTTCGATTCGCGGTTCATCCTCGACGACGCCTGGCAGGGCGTGTTTCTTATCGGCCTGCCGACCTCAATCGCCAGTGCCGTGACGCCGTGGGTCGACCGGCAGCTGGGCGGACAATTAACCCCGAACCGCGCCACCCTGCTTGCGGTCATCTGTGAGCTCATCACGATTGCGATGCTGACCATCGCCGGCGTTATCGCCGTCTTTACTGTCCGCCTCGGCCAGAACTTCGTCTTCGACGTATTGCTGGTCGCGCTGGCATCGATATTCGCCTTCCGGCTGCTGATACTGATGGCCGTCTCGCGGCACTCGCTGCTGAAAGCGACGATTCCGGCGAGCGTCCAGACAGTCACTGCCGCCGTGTTGCTGGCGATATACAGCGGCGCAACCGCGTTCATCCTCGAAGACCCGATGCTCCGGGAGTACCTCTCCCGCCCGGAAGAGGTCCCCCCGCAGGTACAGGGGTTCATCCCGGAGGATTTCATCATTCTCGCGGTTATCTGTGTCATCTATGCGCTGGCAGTCTGGCTATTCCTCGTCGTTATCGACCAACCGTGGCGCTCCTCGCTGGGTGTTTCCGCACTCGATTTCCTCCGGGGCTTCATCGGCCACATTGCCGAGGGCACGCGCGAACTGGAGGAGTTCTTCGAGGAGATCGGCGAAGAAGCCGTCGTCCCAGTCACCTTGCTGTCGGTCCGCCGGCCGGACGGCGAGGAGAAAGCCCGGTTCGTCCTGCCGATGATTCACCCTGGTCCGATGGGTGAAATCGGTGGTGGCAACCTCCCCAGACGCGTCGCCGAGTCGGCTGACGGCCTTGCTTTCCCGCCACACGCGACCGCCGGCCACGACTTCAACCTCGTCACCGAACGGGAAGTCGACAAGATCCTGTCGACGGCCGAGACTGCGTACCAGAACATCGAATACGACAGCCAAGCGACGGCAGGACACCGGGTCACCGAGGGAGAGGCCACGCTGACGGGACAGGCGTTTGGCTCCGACGCGCTCGTCGTGAACACGTACGCGCCGGGCTGTGCCGACGACGTGGAGTACGCCGTGGGACTCTCTGCGATGTCGGAAGCGCGGGCCGACGGGCTCGACGACGTGCTTCTAGTCGACGCACACAACTGCAACGACGGGCTCGAAGGCGACGACCTCGGCCACGTCGTTCCCGGCAGTCAGCGGTCCTTCGATATGCTTCACGGCGCTGGACAGCTTGGAAGCCTGCTCACAGACGCCGAAACTGGCCAACTCCGCTGTGGCGTCGCCTGGGATGAAACCCCCTGGAAGCCCGAGGAGGGTATCGGCCCGCTCGGAATCCGGGTCTGTGTCTTCGAGGTCAACGACCAGCGGACGGCGTACGTACTCATCGACGGCAACAACATGGAGCCGGGCCTCCGCCAGCGCATCATCGACGCCGCTGAAGGCGTGGATACGATGGAGGTGATGACCAGCGACACCCATATCGTCAACACAGTCGAAGCCGAGAATCAGGTCGGACAGGTTATCTCTGAGAAGGAGATCGTTGCGCTCATTGGGGACCTCGTCGACAGGGCCATCGCCGATCTTGAGCCCGTCGAGGCCGGGATGGCGAGCGAACAGGCGACGGTAACGGTGTTCGGCAACGACCGGACCGAGACGCTGGCCTCGACTGCCAACGCGATGGTGTCGATGGGCGGTGCGCTGGCTGCAGCGTTTATTCTCATCGTCATGACGGTTAGCGTGCTGATTTTCCTGCTGACCTGA
- a CDS encoding AAA family ATPase yields MDATEASEVSSQILDEIGSAVIADRGFFETVLLGVVAKGHVLLEDVPGTGKTLTARSVATALGLSFSRIQFTPDLLPADITGTHIFNEESRSLEFTEGPVFANVLLADEINRAPPKTQSALLEAMEEGQVTVDGDTYELPEPFFVIATQNPVDMEGTFELPEAQVDRFLAKTSLGYPDGEGEVELLRRRAGRTTQSPTVEPVLDAESVKELRSVPETVTVDDDLLQYMADLVRATRDDYRVDVGVSPRGTQRLFEATRAMATIAGREYVAPDDIKRVAQPVLAHRLVLTPDARVEQVDKGTVIQSVLDEVPVPTV; encoded by the coding sequence ATGGACGCTACCGAGGCAAGCGAGGTGTCGAGTCAGATCCTCGATGAGATCGGGAGTGCCGTCATCGCTGACCGCGGCTTCTTCGAGACGGTGCTGCTGGGGGTCGTCGCGAAGGGCCACGTCCTGCTTGAGGACGTTCCCGGCACAGGGAAGACGCTGACCGCCCGCAGCGTCGCGACCGCGCTGGGACTGTCCTTCTCCCGCATCCAGTTCACGCCGGACCTCCTGCCGGCCGATATCACGGGGACACACATCTTCAACGAGGAGTCCCGGAGCTTAGAATTCACCGAAGGACCGGTGTTCGCCAACGTCCTGTTGGCCGACGAGATCAACCGCGCACCGCCAAAGACCCAGTCCGCGCTGCTCGAAGCGATGGAAGAAGGACAGGTCACCGTCGACGGGGACACGTACGAGCTGCCGGAACCGTTCTTTGTCATCGCCACGCAGAACCCTGTCGATATGGAGGGGACCTTCGAACTCCCCGAAGCACAGGTCGACCGGTTTCTGGCCAAGACATCACTCGGCTATCCTGACGGCGAGGGCGAGGTCGAACTCCTCCGGCGGCGTGCCGGTCGAACGACACAGAGTCCGACCGTGGAACCGGTGCTTGACGCGGAGTCAGTCAAAGAACTCCGGAGCGTTCCGGAGACAGTTACGGTCGACGACGACCTGCTGCAGTACATGGCTGACCTCGTCCGGGCGACCAGAGACGACTACCGCGTAGATGTGGGGGTCTCACCGCGCGGGACCCAGCGATTGTTCGAGGCAACGCGGGCGATGGCAACAATCGCCGGCCGGGAGTACGTTGCACCGGACGACATCAAGCGGGTCGCACAGCCGGTGCTGGCCCATAGGCTCGTGTTAACGCCCGATGCCCGCGTCGAGCAAGTCGACAAGGGAACCGTCATCCAGAGCGTGCTCGACGAGGTCCCCGTCCCGACCGTCTAA
- a CDS encoding GtrA family protein — MASAVVTPARRQQLVRFFLVGVFAASVQQALLWLFTDIGGLNYIFAAAIAIECTILLQYALNNAWTFHRSQHSSLREYVLGLGKTNLVRGTAIPLQLGLLYAFVTWGGVVPLVGNAGAIVITGVYRYALDAHWTWG, encoded by the coding sequence ATGGCGTCCGCTGTCGTCACACCGGCCCGGCGACAGCAACTCGTCCGGTTTTTCCTCGTCGGTGTGTTTGCTGCATCGGTCCAGCAGGCGCTCCTATGGCTGTTTACTGATATCGGTGGCCTGAATTACATTTTCGCAGCCGCTATCGCCATCGAATGTACGATCCTGCTACAGTACGCTCTGAACAACGCCTGGACGTTCCACCGGTCGCAGCATTCGAGCCTGCGGGAGTACGTACTCGGGCTAGGGAAGACGAACCTCGTCCGCGGGACAGCTATCCCACTTCAGTTAGGCCTTCTCTACGCCTTTGTCACCTGGGGCGGCGTCGTGCCGTTGGTCGGGAATGCCGGGGCCATCGTCATCACAGGTGTGTATCGCTACGCGCTTGATGCCCACTGGACGTGGGGTTAG